In Geoalkalibacter sp., a single genomic region encodes these proteins:
- a CDS encoding CarD family transcriptional regulator, with protein MFKIGDMAVYPAQGVGVIESIEPREFQGQRLDFYILRIIDSDMTIMVPVNNAGSVGLRCLVDRETVDSIYGLLENSARSGPVASWSRRQREYHEKIKSNDLFEVAAVLRDLYQIRCDKELSYGEKKVLEQAQKLLVKEIAFAQGAEEDSVFRRIEKIFH; from the coding sequence ATGTTCAAGATCGGTGATATGGCCGTTTACCCGGCCCAGGGAGTTGGTGTGATCGAGTCCATCGAGCCTCGGGAATTTCAGGGGCAGAGACTCGATTTCTACATTCTGCGCATCATTGATAGTGACATGACCATCATGGTTCCGGTCAACAACGCCGGCAGTGTCGGTCTGCGCTGCCTGGTCGATCGCGAGACCGTCGATTCCATCTACGGCCTGCTCGAAAATTCCGCGCGCAGCGGTCCGGTCGCCTCTTGGAGCCGCCGCCAGCGCGAGTACCATGAAAAGATCAAGTCCAACGATCTTTTCGAAGTCGCGGCGGTGCTGCGCGACCTCTATCAGATCCGCTGCGACAAGGAGCTGTCCTACGGCGAGAAGAAAGTTCTTGAGCAGGCGCAGAAACTGCTGGTCAAGGAAATCGCCTTTGCTCAGGGTGCCGAGGAAGACAGCGTCTTTCGGCGCATCGAGAAGATTTTCCACTAA
- the ispD gene encoding 2-C-methyl-D-erythritol 4-phosphate cytidylyltransferase produces the protein MTATVLIPAAGMGRRMGSSINKQYLHLAGRPILAHTLALFDSSPHISRILVISPADEVDYCRREIVAAFGFAKVAAVIAGGVERQDSVRNGLRHLGDDAQGVVLVHDGVRPFFPARLIPRVIELAAEAGGCVVGVPVKDTVKEVVDGRILATPERVRLWLAQTPQAFPGLLLRAAHEQALAEGFRGTDDASLVERLGRAPVMLEGSYRNIKITTPEDLLLAQAFLSAKEDP, from the coding sequence ATGACCGCCACCGTGCTGATTCCCGCCGCCGGCATGGGCCGGCGCATGGGTAGCTCCATCAACAAGCAGTATCTGCACCTGGCGGGGCGGCCGATTCTCGCGCATACCCTCGCCCTTTTCGATTCCTCCCCCCACATCAGTCGCATCCTCGTCATTTCTCCGGCGGATGAAGTCGATTACTGCCGCCGCGAAATCGTCGCCGCTTTTGGGTTTGCCAAGGTCGCGGCGGTGATCGCCGGCGGTGTCGAACGCCAGGATTCGGTGCGCAACGGCCTGCGTCATCTGGGCGACGACGCGCAGGGCGTGGTGCTGGTTCACGACGGGGTGCGCCCTTTTTTCCCGGCGCGCCTCATCCCTCGGGTGATTGAACTGGCCGCCGAGGCGGGCGGCTGCGTGGTGGGCGTGCCGGTCAAGGATACGGTCAAGGAGGTCGTCGACGGGCGCATTCTGGCCACTCCGGAGCGCGTGCGCCTCTGGCTGGCGCAGACCCCGCAGGCCTTTCCCGGTCTGCTGCTGCGCGCCGCCCATGAGCAGGCTTTGGCCGAGGGCTTTCGCGGCACCGACGATGCCTCCCTGGTCGAGCGCCTCGGCCGCGCGCCCGTCATGCTCGAAGGCAGCTACCGCAATATCAAGATCACCACCCCCGAGGATCTGCTGCTGGCGCAGGCCTTTTTATCCGCGAAGGAGGACCCTTGA
- the ispF gene encoding 2-C-methyl-D-erythritol 2,4-cyclodiphosphate synthase, translating into MFRIGHGYDVHRLTKERRLILGGVDIPYGLGLLGHSDADVLLHAICDAILGALGEGDIGRHFPDSDPAYCGISSLKLLREVMALAQAKGYRIGNLDATVIAQAPRLAPHVRKMVENIAEACGADVRRVNIKATTTEELGFEGRGEGISAHAVVLLEKLRVDEELDL; encoded by the coding sequence ATGTTTCGCATCGGTCATGGCTATGACGTGCACCGCCTGACCAAGGAGCGCCGGTTGATTCTCGGCGGCGTCGATATCCCCTACGGCCTCGGCCTGCTCGGCCACTCCGACGCCGATGTGCTGCTGCACGCCATCTGCGACGCGATTCTCGGCGCCCTGGGCGAGGGCGACATCGGCCGCCATTTCCCCGACAGCGATCCCGCCTATTGCGGCATCTCCAGCCTCAAGCTGCTGCGCGAGGTCATGGCCCTGGCCCAGGCCAAGGGTTATCGCATCGGCAATCTCGACGCCACCGTCATCGCCCAGGCGCCGCGCCTGGCGCCCCATGTGCGCAAGATGGTGGAAAACATCGCCGAGGCGTGCGGTGCCGATGTGCGCCGGGTCAATATCAAGGCCACCACCACCGAGGAGCTGGGCTTCGAGGGGCGCGGCGAGGGCATCTCCGCCCACGCGGTGGTGCTGCTGGAAAAATTGCGCGTCGACGAGGAACTCGATCTCTGA
- a CDS encoding glutamine--tRNA ligase/YqeY domain fusion protein, translated as MNANDIPSAPTNFIRNLIDAERAAGSSSEIITRFPPEPNGYLHIGHAKSICLNFGLAAAYGGRCHLRMDDTNPEKESVEYAEAIKEAVRWLGFDWGEHLYYASDYYERLYLWAEELIRRGRAYVDSLSAEEMRAYRGTLTEPGRESPDRDRPAAESLDLLRRMRAGEFPDGAYTLRARIDMAAPNMNLRDPVIYRIQRHHHYRTGDAWCIYPMYDYAHPLSDAIEGITHSICTLEFEDHRPLYDWFLEQLADLLPARPRQIEFARLNLSYTLMSKRRLLELVREGHVSGWDDPRMPTLVGLRRRGFPPAAIRAFCERIGVGKSDSWIDMSVLEDCVREELNVAAPRALAVFNPLKVVLTDYPVEGVEEFEAANHPQRPEAGSRRVPFCRELYIERDDFMEDPPKKFFRLAPGREVRLRFGYIIRCEEVIKDPATGEIVELRCTHDPATLGANPADGRKVKGTIHWVSARHAQPAEVRLYDRLFTQPNPGAGREGRDWRADLNPESCRVREALVEPGLMQAAAGSQVQLERIGYFFVDPVDSRPGRPVFNRVVTLRDSWAKVDGGGD; from the coding sequence ATGAACGCCAACGACATCCCTTCGGCCCCGACCAACTTCATCCGCAATCTGATCGACGCCGAGCGCGCCGCCGGCTCGAGTTCCGAGATCATCACGCGCTTTCCGCCCGAGCCCAACGGCTATCTGCACATCGGCCACGCCAAATCCATCTGCCTCAATTTCGGCCTGGCCGCCGCCTACGGCGGGCGCTGTCACCTGCGCATGGACGACACCAATCCCGAGAAGGAAAGCGTCGAGTACGCCGAGGCGATCAAGGAGGCGGTGCGCTGGCTGGGCTTTGACTGGGGCGAGCATCTCTACTACGCCTCGGACTACTACGAGCGTCTCTACCTTTGGGCCGAGGAACTGATCCGCCGCGGCCGCGCCTACGTCGACAGCCTGAGTGCCGAGGAGATGCGCGCCTATCGCGGCACCCTCACCGAGCCCGGCCGCGAGAGCCCCGACCGCGACCGGCCCGCCGCCGAGAGCCTCGATCTGTTGCGCCGCATGCGCGCCGGAGAATTTCCCGACGGCGCCTACACCCTGCGGGCGCGCATCGACATGGCCGCGCCCAACATGAACCTGCGCGACCCGGTCATCTACCGCATCCAGCGCCACCACCACTACCGCACGGGGGATGCCTGGTGCATCTATCCCATGTACGACTACGCCCATCCCCTGAGCGACGCCATCGAGGGCATCACCCATTCCATCTGCACCCTCGAATTCGAGGATCACCGTCCCCTCTACGACTGGTTTCTCGAACAGCTCGCCGACCTGCTTCCCGCGCGGCCCCGGCAGATCGAATTCGCCCGCCTCAATCTGAGCTACACCCTGATGAGCAAGCGTCGCCTGCTGGAGCTGGTGCGCGAGGGCCATGTCTCGGGCTGGGACGACCCGCGCATGCCGACCCTGGTCGGGCTGCGCCGCCGCGGCTTTCCGCCGGCGGCGATCCGCGCCTTCTGCGAGCGCATCGGGGTGGGCAAGAGCGACAGCTGGATCGATATGAGCGTGCTGGAGGACTGCGTGCGCGAGGAGCTCAACGTCGCCGCGCCGCGTGCCCTGGCGGTGTTCAATCCCCTCAAGGTGGTGCTCACCGATTACCCAGTCGAAGGGGTCGAGGAGTTCGAGGCCGCCAACCACCCCCAGCGGCCCGAGGCCGGCAGCCGCCGCGTACCCTTTTGTCGCGAGCTCTACATCGAGCGCGACGACTTCATGGAGGATCCGCCGAAAAAATTCTTCCGCCTCGCGCCGGGCCGCGAGGTGCGTTTGCGCTTCGGCTACATCATTCGCTGCGAGGAAGTGATCAAGGATCCCGCCACGGGCGAGATCGTCGAATTGCGCTGCACCCATGATCCGGCCACCCTCGGCGCCAATCCCGCCGACGGCCGCAAGGTCAAGGGCACCATTCACTGGGTGTCGGCGCGCCATGCCCAGCCCGCCGAGGTGCGCCTCTACGATCGGCTGTTCACCCAACCCAACCCCGGCGCCGGGCGCGAGGGTCGCGACTGGCGCGCCGATCTCAACCCCGAGAGCTGCCGCGTCCGCGAGGCGCTGGTCGAGCCGGGCCTGATGCAGGCCGCCGCCGGCAGTCAGGTGCAGTTGGAGCGCATCGGCTATTTCTTCGTCGATCCCGTGGACAGCCGGCCTGGGCGGCCGGTGTTCAACCGCGTCGTGACCTTGCGCGATTCCTGGGCCAAGGTCGATGGCGGCGGTGATTGA
- a CDS encoding CheR family methyltransferase: MAAVIEASRISVERGQDKAAGLRVWIVDTPGALCRELVPALQGAGHQVQCLADLAPLPMPVREAQADVLILGVELPGGEGLERLRRFESGRLGRHLPVIVVANRAELEYELPDAFDFLCTPPDVPRLLADLRLIAQSRRSGAAPAELDLGDLSLFQNFLVQHSGLHFDQRNLRILERGLTRRMRALGLSDPRRYYEYLQVHGEARREFKKLLSLLTVGETYFFRYLAHFEALRQEVLPALMERNGAQRRLRLWSAGCSTGEEPYSLAILLRTHFPRLRDWDVRILATDINQQALNKARAGVYGARSLRVTDPELVRGWFHPRGKEFELDAEIRDLVEFRYLNLQTGNYAELLADESGFDLIFCRNVLIYFRPATSRKVVADLARVLKPGGSLFLGHAETLIHLSETFERVIRRRGFYYQLPLEPSASTRECTQDAVAPQAIPAAAPRDSSFTRTLPRAPREAVAPDPAALYRQGLDAFAGEDFAAAAACFEEVLGLDANHVGALIGCAFIHANRGARDQARAYCARALRVDDLCAEAYFLRGLLLEDEELWPEAREQYRKALLIDLEFVMPHFRLAGIHERLGLYDDARRELRNSLRLLERRPAESLVPHSGGLTREVFLEVCRERLNQLPPA, translated from the coding sequence ATGGCGGCGGTGATTGAGGCGTCGCGGATTTCCGTGGAGCGCGGGCAGGACAAAGCGGCGGGGCTGCGGGTCTGGATCGTCGATACTCCGGGCGCTCTGTGCCGTGAACTGGTGCCCGCCTTGCAGGGTGCCGGGCATCAGGTGCAGTGTCTCGCCGACCTGGCGCCATTGCCGATGCCGGTGCGCGAGGCGCAGGCCGATGTGCTGATTCTGGGCGTCGAGCTGCCCGGCGGCGAGGGCCTGGAGCGCCTGCGGCGCTTTGAGAGCGGGCGCTTGGGTCGGCATCTGCCGGTGATCGTCGTCGCCAATCGCGCCGAGCTGGAATACGAGCTGCCCGATGCCTTTGATTTTCTCTGCACCCCGCCCGATGTGCCGCGCCTGCTGGCCGACCTGCGCCTGATCGCGCAAAGCCGCCGCTCCGGCGCGGCTCCGGCCGAACTCGACCTCGGTGATCTGAGCCTCTTTCAAAACTTTCTCGTGCAGCACAGCGGGCTGCATTTCGACCAGCGCAACCTGCGCATTCTTGAGCGCGGCCTGACCCGGCGCATGCGCGCCCTGGGACTATCCGATCCCCGACGCTACTACGAGTATCTGCAAGTCCATGGCGAAGCGCGGCGCGAGTTCAAGAAGCTGCTGAGTCTGCTGACCGTCGGTGAAACCTACTTCTTTCGCTATCTGGCGCATTTCGAGGCCCTGCGCCAGGAGGTGCTGCCCGCCCTCATGGAGCGCAACGGCGCGCAGCGTCGCCTGCGGTTGTGGTCGGCGGGCTGCTCGACGGGCGAGGAGCCCTATTCCCTGGCGATTCTGCTGCGCACCCATTTTCCCCGCCTGCGCGACTGGGACGTGCGCATCCTGGCCACGGACATCAACCAGCAGGCCCTCAACAAAGCCCGTGCCGGCGTGTACGGGGCGCGCTCCTTGCGTGTCACCGATCCCGAACTGGTGCGTGGCTGGTTTCATCCGCGCGGCAAGGAATTCGAACTCGATGCCGAGATCCGCGATCTGGTGGAGTTTCGCTATCTCAACCTGCAAACCGGCAATTATGCCGAATTGCTCGCGGATGAGAGCGGCTTCGACCTGATTTTCTGCCGCAACGTGCTCATCTATTTCCGCCCGGCGACCAGTCGCAAGGTGGTGGCCGATCTGGCCCGCGTCCTCAAGCCCGGCGGCAGTCTGTTTCTCGGGCACGCCGAGACCCTGATCCATCTCTCCGAGACCTTCGAGCGGGTGATCCGGCGACGCGGCTTTTACTATCAACTGCCTCTGGAGCCGTCCGCGTCGACTCGGGAATGCACGCAAGACGCCGTCGCGCCACAGGCCATCCCGGCGGCGGCGCCGAGGGATTCCTCCTTCACCCGGACGCTGCCGCGCGCGCCAAGGGAAGCGGTGGCGCCCGATCCGGCGGCTTTGTACCGCCAGGGGCTCGACGCCTTCGCGGGCGAGGATTTCGCCGCCGCCGCCGCCTGTTTCGAAGAGGTGCTGGGTCTGGATGCGAATCATGTCGGAGCGCTCATCGGCTGCGCGTTCATTCACGCCAATCGGGGCGCGCGGGATCAGGCGCGGGCCTATTGCGCGCGCGCCCTGCGCGTCGACGATCTGTGCGCCGAGGCCTATTTTCTGAGGGGGCTGCTGCTCGAAGACGAAGAGCTCTGGCCCGAAGCGCGCGAGCAATACCGCAAGGCCCTGCTCATCGATCTCGAATTCGTCATGCCCCACTTTCGCCTGGCGGGCATCCATGAGCGCCTTGGTCTGTACGACGATGCCCGGCGCGAGCTGCGCAACAGCCTGCGCCTGCTCGAACGCCGCCCGGCGGAGAGCCTCGTGCCCCATTCGGGCGGCCTGACCCGCGAGGTGTTCCTGGAAGTCTGCCGCGAGCGCCTCAACCAGCTCCCGCCCGCCTGA
- a CDS encoding chemotaxis protein CheW, producing MTDRPESLHDIRATLARLREDYWRGLEEDAAPRAVATLEVLAARLGGQLLGLPGAALREVLRVPPLVRVPGAAPTVAGIISLRGDIVTVSDLRPLLGLAGEPVRGPGARLVVVEVAGQSAALLFDEVLDLRRPTADALETLAAGDDKAQLYFSGRLSQPEGLLTLLDLEKIFSAIG from the coding sequence ATGACCGATCGGCCTGAATCCCTGCACGACATCCGCGCCACCCTCGCACGCCTGCGCGAGGATTACTGGCGGGGGCTGGAGGAAGACGCCGCGCCGCGGGCCGTCGCGACCCTGGAAGTGCTGGCGGCGCGCCTGGGCGGGCAGTTGCTCGGACTGCCGGGCGCCGCCCTGCGCGAGGTGCTGCGCGTGCCGCCCCTGGTGCGGGTGCCCGGTGCGGCGCCCACCGTCGCCGGCATCATCAGCCTGCGCGGAGACATCGTCACGGTGAGCGACCTGCGGCCCCTGCTCGGCCTGGCCGGGGAGCCGGTTCGCGGACCGGGCGCGCGCCTGGTGGTGGTCGAGGTCGCCGGGCAGTCGGCGGCGCTGCTCTTCGATGAGGTTCTCGATCTGCGCCGCCCGACGGCCGACGCCCTTGAGACCCTCGCCGCGGGCGATGACAAGGCGCAGCTCTACTTCAGCGGGCGCCTTTCCCAGCCCGAGGGTCTTCTAACCCTGCTCGATCTCGAAAAAATCTTTTCCGCCATTGGCTGA